CCGGATTCGGCAGGGCCCCACTCTCCCTCGTCTCGCAGCTCCACGTCTCCAAGTTCTCCTATTTCATCGACGACAACAACGGCGACGACAACAGCTTCCTCGGCTTGGGCGACGCGGGCGCCGCGCCGGCTTTGGGCAACAACAGCACGCCGCTGCTGCTGGCCACGACCAAACAGGACAGTTACCTCTACTACGTCAACCTCACCGGCATTCAGGTCGACGGGGAGCTCCTCGCCGACATCCAGGCGGGGGCCTTCGCCGTCAAGGAAGACGGCTCCGGCGGGGTGTTCCTCAGCACAACAATTCCCTACACATTCCTCCCAGAGGCCGCGTACCAGGTTCTGAGGCAGGAGCTCGCGAGCAGGATTCGGTCACAGGGCGTAGCTCCGATGAACGCCACATCCGACGACCTGTACTTCCTCAAGGAGAACTTCCGCAGCGTTAAGGTTCCAAGGCTAGCGCTGGTGTTCGACGGCGCCGACGCGGCGATGGAGCTCAATGTGAAGAACTACTTCTCCATCTACGACGAATGGCGCACGTGCCTCACCATACTGCCGTCGCCGAACGGCGCGGCCGTCCTGGGCAGCCTGCTGCAGACGGGCAGGACCATGACCTACGACATTCATGGCGACGGCGGCCAGCTGACATTCGAGCCGGTGGCAGCGGGTGGCCCGGACCCGGCGCTGGCGCATGCGGGTGGCCCGGACCTGGCGCCGGCCCATGCGCATGCGGGCGCCCCTGCGCCGGCGCGCGGGTCGCTCGTCATAACAGGCACTCTTCTGGCCTGGGTGCTCCTCTTCCAGCAGTTCTAGGCTTCTAGCTAGATCATGCGGCAATAATCCTGGAGAAGATCGATGCTGTTAACCGCAGAGGATGATGCATGTGTTGTTGTTGGTCTACGTGTGTAGTTCTGTGTTGGACATCTGCATGTGTTCGCTACCAGGCTAGCTATCCCCTCGAGTGCATGTCTTGTTGCTTTAGCTATTGTAATTTCTGCCGTTGATGATCCCCAGGAAGACATTTCTCGATGTTAAATAGTGCTTAGCACATTTTCAACACGGACGCTTAAACTGTCCGGACCGCACGGTTCTGACGTGTTTTACTATCCAATGTGGTTTGACTGATTACACCACAGGTGTCTGAAGTTGGCAACAAAAATCAGTTTGGTGCTAAAACTTGCGGCGTATATTGAATCGGTGATAAAACTTGGCTTTGATATACATCTACGATGCAAATCATGTTTGTTTATATACGCACAGGGTGCTACGAGGCACGCCAATGTGACGTGGGACCCAGTTTCAGTGACAAGTAGTTAGAGACAAGGGCGTGTGGTTTGATTTTTGTGGGAAACACCATGGATTTTTATCATCACGAAAAAGCCACTTATTTTTTTTCTTAGATGAGTCCCTAAAATGTAGTTACGTCTCTATGACAGTTGGGGCCCACCTTGCAGAAAACAGTACAAAGAGAAAATCAATATGCAA
The Triticum dicoccoides isolate Atlit2015 ecotype Zavitan chromosome 3A, WEW_v2.0, whole genome shotgun sequence genome window above contains:
- the LOC119269921 gene encoding aspartic proteinase nepenthesin-1-like, which translates into the protein MAVAMPAARSLLLLLLLVAPLAPGSSEAAVRPNPKIVNWVGDNARASTPDSFGALVFDLSVGTPRQTLSFVMDITEQLVWAQCGQHGFTQSQAPTFRPGSSFAPIGCKDTACQSLAPDDNCIHPDDHCNYAWDFQRHGSGSMSGYLATETFSFGAKSVPGMVFGCSDNVTARALGGVSGFAGFGRAPLSLVSQLHVSKFSYFIDDNNGDDNSFLGLGDAGAAPALGNNSTPLLLATTKQDSYLYYVNLTGIQVDGELLADIQAGAFAVKEDGSGGVFLSTTIPYTFLPEAAYQVLRQELASRIRSQGVAPMNATSDDLYFLKENFRSVKVPRLALVFDGADAAMELNVKNYFSIYDEWRTCLTILPSPNGAAVLGSLLQTGRTMTYDIHGDGGQLTFEPVAAGGPDPALAHAGGPDLAPAHAHAGAPAPARGSLVITGTLLAWVLLFQQF